One segment of Vulpes lagopus strain Blue_001 chromosome 8, ASM1834538v1, whole genome shotgun sequence DNA contains the following:
- the YTHDF2 gene encoding LOW QUALITY PROTEIN: YTH domain-containing family protein 2 (The sequence of the model RefSeq protein was modified relative to this genomic sequence to represent the inferred CDS: deleted 1 base in 1 codon), whose amino-acid sequence MSASSLLEQRPKGQGNKVQNGSVHQKDGLNDDDFEPYLSPQARPNNAYTAMSDSYLPSYYSPSIGFSYSLGEAAWSTGGDTAMPYLTSYGQLSNGEPHFLPDAMFGQPGALGSTPFLGQHGFNFFPSGIDFSAWGNNSSQGQSTQSSGYSSNYAYAPSSLGGAMIDGQSAFASETLNKAPGMNTIDQGMAALKLGSTEVASNVPKVVGSAVGSGSITGNIVASNSLPPATIAPPKPPAQLSVQQQATQPTRWVAPRNRGSGFGHNGVDGNGVGQSQAGSGSTPSEPHPVLEKLRSINNYNPKDFDWNLKHGRVFIIKSYSEDDIHRSIKYNIWCSTEHGNKRLDAAYRSMNGKGPVYLLFSVNGSGHFCGVAEMKSAVDYNTCAGVWSQDKWKGRFDVRWIFVKDVPNSQLRHIRLENNENKPVTNSRDTQEVPLEKAKQVLKIIASYKHTTSIFDDFSHYEKRQEEEESVKKERQGRGK is encoded by the exons aaTAATGCATATACTGCCATGTCAGATTCCTACTTACCCAGTTACTACAGTCCCTCCATTGGCTTCTCCTATTCTTTGGGTGAAGCTGCTTGGTCTACTGGGGGTGATACAGCCATGCCCTATCTAACTTCTTATGGACAGCTGAGCAACGGAGAGCCTCATTTTCTACCAGATGCAATGTTTGGACAACCAGGAGCCCTAGGTAGCACTCCATTTCTTGGTCAGcatggttttaatttctttcccaGTGGGATTGACTTCTCAGCTTGGGGAAATAACAGTTCTCAGGGACAGTCTACTCAGAGCTCTGGATATAGTAGCAATTATGCTTATGCACCTAGCTCCTTAGGTGGAGCCATGATCGATGGACAGTCAGCTTTTGCCAGTGAGACCCTCAATAAGGCTCCTGGCATGAATACAATAGACCAAGGGATGGCAGCACTGAAGTTGGGTAGCACAGAAGTTGCAAGCAATGTTCCAAAAGTTGTAGGTTCTGCAGTTGGTAGTGGGTCCATTACTGGTAACATCGTGGCTTCCAATAGTTTGCCTCCAGCTACTATTGCTCCTCCAAAACC GCCTGCGCAGCTCTCAGTCCAGCAACAGGCAACTCAGCCAACCCGCTGGGTAGCACCTCGGAACCGTGGCAGTGGGTTCGGTCATAATGGGGTGGATGGTAATGGAGTAGGACAGTCTCAGGCTGGATCTGGATCTACTCCTTCAGAACCTCACCCAGTGTTGGAGAAGCTGCGGTCCATTAATAACTATAACCCCAAGGATTTTGACTGGAATCTGAAACATGGCCGGGTTTTCATCATTAAGAGCTACTCTGAGGACGATATCCACCGTTCCATTAAGTATAATATCTGGTGCAGCACAGAGCACGGTAACAAGAGACTGGATGCTGCTTATCGCTCCATGAACGGGAAAGGCCCCGTTTACTTACTTTTCAGTGTCAACGGCAGTGGACACTTCTGTGGCGTTGCAGAAATGAAATCTGCTGTGGACTACAACACATGTGCAGGTGTGTGGTCCCAGGACAAATGGAAGGGTCGTTTTGATGTCAGGTGGATTTTTGTGAAGGACGTTCCCAATAGCCAACTGCGACACATTCGCCTAGAGAACAACGAGAATAAACCAGTGACCAACTCCAGGGACACTCAGGAAGTGCCTCTGGAAAAGGCTAAGCAGGTGTTGAAAATCATAGCCAGCTACAAGCACACCACTTCGATTTTTGATGACTTCTCACACTATGAGAAACgccaagaggaagaagaaagtgttAAAAAG GAACGTCAAGGTCGTGGCAAATAA